A stretch of the Musa acuminata AAA Group cultivar baxijiao unplaced genomic scaffold, Cavendish_Baxijiao_AAA HiC_scaffold_1117, whole genome shotgun sequence genome encodes the following:
- the LOC135666640 gene encoding syntaxin-71-like isoform X1 has protein sequence MSVIDILTRVDAICKKYDKYDVDKLNASNVSGDDAFARLYASIESDIDSAVQKAERACQEKNRAAAVALNAEIRRTKARLSEEIPKLQRLALKKVKGLSKEELAIRNDLVLALPDRIQSIPDGSTNGAKQTGSWTSASHMEIRFDSNSDLVNADGMFESEYFQQTEESSQFRQEYEMRKMKQDQGLDIISEGLDTLKNMAHDMNEELDRQVPLIDEIDSKVDKATSDLKNTNVRLKDTINQLRSSRNFCIDIILLCIILGIAAYLYNVLKK, from the exons ATGAGCGTGATCGACATTCTTACGCGGGTCGACGCCATCTGCAAGAAGTACGACAAGTACGACGTCGACAAGCTCAACGCCAGCAACGTCTCCGGCGATGACGCCTTCGCGCGCCTCTACGCCTCCATCGAGTCCGACATCGACTCCGCCGtccag AAAGCGGAGAGGGCGTGTCAAGAGAAGAATCGAGCTGCGGCAGTTGCTTTGAATGCTGAGATCCGGCGCACAAAGGCACGGTTGTCGGAGGAGATCCCTAAGCTGCAGAGATTGGCCCTCAAGAAG GTAAAAGGGCTCTCAAAAGAAGAACTTGCTATCCGGAATGATTTGGTACTTGCATTGCCAGACAGGATTCAATCGATTCCAGATGGCAGTACAAATGGAGCTAAACAAACTGGAAGCTGGACATCTGCTTCTCACATGGAAATCAGATTTGATTCAAATTCAG ATTTGGTTAATGCAGATGGAATGTTTGAGAGTGAGTATTTTCAGCAGACTGAAGAATCAAGCCAATTTAGGCAAGAATATGAGATGCGCAAAATGAAACAG GACCAAGGCTTGGATATTATATCTGAAGGTCTGGATACTCTGAAAAATATGGCCCATGACATGAACGAG GAATTGGATAGGCAAGTTCCTCTTATAGATGAAATTGACTCGAAG GTGGACAAGGCTACTTCAGACCTGAAAAATACTAATGTCAGGCTTAAGGATACCATCAACCAG CTAAGATCCAGTCGCAATTTTTGCATTGACATAATATTGTTGTGCATTATTCTTGGTATTGCAGCTTATCTGTACAA TGTTTTGAAGAAATGA
- the LOC135666639 gene encoding meiotic nuclear division protein 1 homolog isoform X1 gives MSKKRGLSLEEKREQMLQIFYESQDFFLLKELEKLGPKKGVISQSVKDVVQSLVDDDLVLKDKIGTSVYFWSLPSCAGNQLRNTRSKLESDLSSSRNRFAELIEQRDNLKKGREESDEREVALVELKAVELQHNKLKEELACYVDNDPAAVEQMKVAIEVAHSAANRWTDNIFTLQQWCSTNFPQAKEQLEHLYKEVGITDDLEYLQ, from the exons ATG TCAAAGAAAAGAGGTCTTTCTTTGGAGGAGAAACGTGAGcaaatgcttcaaattttttatGAGTCTCAAGATTTCTTTCTT CTAAAAGAGCTTGAGAAGTTAGGTCCCAAGAAAGGTGTGATAAGTCAGTCAGTGAAGGATGTTGTGCAAAGCTTAGTGGATGATGACCTTGTTTTGAAGGACAAAATAGGCACTTCT GTATACTTTTGGAGTCTTCCTAGTTGTGCTGGAAATCAG TTGAGAAACACTCGATCCAAGCTTGAGTCTGATCTTTCAAGCAGTAGGAACCGTTTTGCTGAGCTGATCGAACAAAGGGACAACTTGAAGAAAGGCAGGGAGGAGTCT GATGAGAGAGAGGTTGCTCTGGTGGAGCTGAAAGCTGTTGAGCTTCAGCATAACAAGCTGAAG GAAGAATTAGCCTGTTATGTAGACAATGATCCAGCTGCGGTTGAACAAATGA AAGTTGCAATTGAGGTTGCACATTCAGCAGCTAATAGATGGACAG ACAACATATTTACCCTACAACAATGGTGTTCAACCAACTTCCCTCAagccaaagagcaacttgaacatTTATACAAGGAG GTCGGAATAACAGATGATCTGGAATATCTGCAATGA
- the LOC135666639 gene encoding meiotic nuclear division protein 1 homolog isoform X2, with the protein MSKKRGLSLEEKREQMLQIFYESQDFFLLKELEKLGPKKGVISQSVKDVVQSLVDDDLVLKDKIGTSVYFWSLPSCAGNQLRNTRSKLESDLSSSRNRFAELIEQRDNLKKGREESDEREVALVELKAVELQHNKLKKLQLRLHIQQLIDGQTTYLPYNNGVQPTSLKPKSNLNIYTRRSE; encoded by the exons ATG TCAAAGAAAAGAGGTCTTTCTTTGGAGGAGAAACGTGAGcaaatgcttcaaattttttatGAGTCTCAAGATTTCTTTCTT CTAAAAGAGCTTGAGAAGTTAGGTCCCAAGAAAGGTGTGATAAGTCAGTCAGTGAAGGATGTTGTGCAAAGCTTAGTGGATGATGACCTTGTTTTGAAGGACAAAATAGGCACTTCT GTATACTTTTGGAGTCTTCCTAGTTGTGCTGGAAATCAG TTGAGAAACACTCGATCCAAGCTTGAGTCTGATCTTTCAAGCAGTAGGAACCGTTTTGCTGAGCTGATCGAACAAAGGGACAACTTGAAGAAAGGCAGGGAGGAGTCT GATGAGAGAGAGGTTGCTCTGGTGGAGCTGAAAGCTGTTGAGCTTCAGCATAACAAGCTGAAG AAGTTGCAATTGAGGTTGCACATTCAGCAGCTAATAGATGGACAG ACAACATATTTACCCTACAACAATGGTGTTCAACCAACTTCCCTCAagccaaagagcaacttgaacatTTATACAAGGAG GTCGGAATAA
- the LOC135666640 gene encoding syntaxin-71-like isoform X2 → MSVIDILTRVDAICKKYDKYDVDKLNASNVSGDDAFARLYASIESDIDSAVQKAERACQEKNRAAAVALNAEIRRTKARLSEEIPKLQRLALKKVKGLSKEELAIRNDLVLALPDRIQSIPDGSTNGAKQTGSWTSASHMEIRFDSNSDGMFESEYFQQTEESSQFRQEYEMRKMKQDQGLDIISEGLDTLKNMAHDMNEELDRQVPLIDEIDSKVDKATSDLKNTNVRLKDTINQLRSSRNFCIDIILLCIILGIAAYLYNVLKK, encoded by the exons ATGAGCGTGATCGACATTCTTACGCGGGTCGACGCCATCTGCAAGAAGTACGACAAGTACGACGTCGACAAGCTCAACGCCAGCAACGTCTCCGGCGATGACGCCTTCGCGCGCCTCTACGCCTCCATCGAGTCCGACATCGACTCCGCCGtccag AAAGCGGAGAGGGCGTGTCAAGAGAAGAATCGAGCTGCGGCAGTTGCTTTGAATGCTGAGATCCGGCGCACAAAGGCACGGTTGTCGGAGGAGATCCCTAAGCTGCAGAGATTGGCCCTCAAGAAG GTAAAAGGGCTCTCAAAAGAAGAACTTGCTATCCGGAATGATTTGGTACTTGCATTGCCAGACAGGATTCAATCGATTCCAGATGGCAGTACAAATGGAGCTAAACAAACTGGAAGCTGGACATCTGCTTCTCACATGGAAATCAGATTTGATTCAAATTCAG ATGGAATGTTTGAGAGTGAGTATTTTCAGCAGACTGAAGAATCAAGCCAATTTAGGCAAGAATATGAGATGCGCAAAATGAAACAG GACCAAGGCTTGGATATTATATCTGAAGGTCTGGATACTCTGAAAAATATGGCCCATGACATGAACGAG GAATTGGATAGGCAAGTTCCTCTTATAGATGAAATTGACTCGAAG GTGGACAAGGCTACTTCAGACCTGAAAAATACTAATGTCAGGCTTAAGGATACCATCAACCAG CTAAGATCCAGTCGCAATTTTTGCATTGACATAATATTGTTGTGCATTATTCTTGGTATTGCAGCTTATCTGTACAA TGTTTTGAAGAAATGA